In Arvicola amphibius chromosome 1, mArvAmp1.2, whole genome shotgun sequence, one DNA window encodes the following:
- the LOC119811509 gene encoding neuromodulin, translating into MLCCMRRTKQVEKNDEDQKIEQDGVKPEDKAHKAATKIQASFRGHITRKKLKGEKKGDAPAAEAEANEKKDDAPVADGVEKKEGDGPAATDAAPATSPKADEPSKAGDAPSEEKKGEGDVAPTEEKADSAETESAAKATTDNSPSSKAEDGPAKEEPKQADVPAAVTDAAATTPAAEDAATKAAQPPTETAESSQAEEEKEAVDEAKPKESARQDEGKEDPEADQEHA; encoded by the coding sequence ATGCTGTGCTGTATGAGAAGAACCAAACAGGTTGAAAAGAATGATGAGGACCAAAAGATTGAGCAAGATGGTGTCAAACCGGAAGATAAGGCTCATAAGGCTGCGACCAAAATTCAGGCTAGCTTCCGTGGACACATAACAAGGAAAAAGCTCAAAGGCGAGAAGAAGGGCGATGCACCAGCTGCCGAGGCCGAGGCAAACGAGAAGAAAGATGATGCCCCCGTTGCTGATGGtgtggagaagaaggagggagacgGCCCTGCTGCTACCGATGCAGCCCCAGCCACCAGCCCCAAGGCTGACGAGCCCAGCAAGGCAGGAGATGCGCCTTCTGAGGAGAAGAAAGGTGAGGGGGATGTGGCTCCCACAGAGGAGAAGGCCGATTCAGCTGAGACAGAAAGTGCCGCTAAAGCTACCACTGATAACTCGCCCTCCTCCAAGGCCGAAGATGGCCCTGCCAAGGAGGAGCCTAAACAAGCCGACGTGCCTGCTGCTGTCACTGATGCTGCTGCCACCACTCCTGCTGCAGAGGATGCTGCCACCAAGGCGGCCCAGCCTCCAACGGAGACTGCAGAAAGCAGCCAAGccgaggaagagaaagaagctgtAGATGAAGCCAAACCTAAGGAAAGTGCCCGACAGGATGAGGGTAAAGAAGACCCCGAGGCTGACCAAGAACATGCCTGA